The Mus musculus strain C57BL/6J chromosome 2, GRCm38.p6 C57BL/6J genome has a window encoding:
- the Olfr1019 gene encoding olfactory receptor 1019 yields MDKENHSVVTEFVFMGITQDPQLQIIFFVVFLLVYLVNVIGNVGMIILIITDSQLHTPMYFFLCNLSFVDLGYSSAIAPRMLADFLTKHKVISFSSCATQFAFFVGFVDAECYVLAAMAYDRFVAICRPLHYSTLMSKKVCLVLMLGSYFAGLVSLVAHTSLTFSLSYCGSNIINHFFCEIPPLLALSCSDTYISEILLFSLCGFIEFSTILIIFISYAFILIAIIRIRSAEGRLKAFSTCGSHLTGVTLFYGTVMFMYLRPTSSYSLDQDKWASVFYTIIIPMLNPLIYSLRNKDVKAAFKKLIGKKPQ; encoded by the coding sequence atggataaagaaaatcacTCAGTTGTGACTGAATTTGTCTTTATGGGCATAACTCAAGACCCTCAGCTGCAGATCATCTTTTTTGTGGTCTTCCTCCTTGTCTACCTGGTCAATGTGATAGGGAATGTTGGTATGATCATCCTGATCATAACAGACAGTCAGCTTCACACccccatgtactttttcctctGCAACCTCTCCTTTGTTGACCTGGGCTACTCATCAGCTATTGCTCCCAGGATGCTGGCTGATTTTCTAACAAAGCACAAAGTTATCTCTTTTTCCAGCTGTGCCAcccagtttgctttctttgtaGGCTTTGTGGATGCTGAGTGCTATGTCCTGGCTgcaatggcctatgaccgcttTGTGGCCATCTGCAGACCTCTTCACTATAGCACTCTCATGTCCAAGAAAGTCTGCTTGGTCCTAATGCTGGGCTCTTACTTCGCTGGCCTAGTGAGTTTAGTGGCGCATACTTCTCTCACTTTCAGCCTCAGTTACTGTGGTTCCAATATCATCAACCATTTCTTCTGTGAAATCCCACCACTCTTAGCTCTCTCTTGCTCAGATACCTACATTAGTGAGATACTGCTGTTTAGTTTGTGTGGCTTCATTGAGTTCAGCACCATCCTTATCATCTTCATCTCCTATGCCTTCATTCTCATTGCCATCATCAGAATTCGATCAGCTGAAGGCCGGCTAAAGGCTTTTTCCACCTGCGGGTCTCATCTTACTGGTGTTACCCTTTTTTATGGTACAGTCATGTTCATGTATCTGAGGCCAACATCCAGTTACTCCCTGGACCAAGACAAGTGGGCCTCTGTGTTCTACACAATTATCATTCCTATGCTGAACCCCTTGATCTACAGTTTGCGGAACAAGGATGTGAAAGCCGCTTTCAAGAAACTGATTGGAAAGAAGCCACAATAA